The sequence AGGAATGCAAAGTTGAGGTCGTTGTCTAGAGTGGCGCACTATATACTCTCACACAGATCACGTAGCTACAGACTACAGTGCACGTAATGTGAAGCACGAAGGACTGTGACGCCAGGACCATGAAGGATGTTTAGAATTCTCTGGGGGCGGAATGTCATGGAGTTGACAAACGGGTGCAGTGATTCGTGTGGAAGGCCAAACGGGGGCCGATGTGATGGCACCAAACGGCAGCAAGGGTGTTGGGAAAACACGCACGTAGAAAGGGGAGGGAGAGTGCAGGGAGCAAGGTTTGACTTGGATTTACTGCGCTATACATCGTACGTCTACGTCGTGAAGCGCTCGAGTGGACCGTCAAATCTAAAAAGAAATGTGTGTGGGTATACCGTATACTAAAGATGCAGTCGTACGCCAAATGAAGAGAAGGAAAGAAGTGTGCAGAAGAAGCACCCAGCACAGCGCTTGAAAGTAGCGCTCTTTCGGCCGTGGCAGAGGAAAGTCATGAAGGAAGATGTGCTTCTAAAACCCAAGCAGTGACCCGATACCCACAACGCCGACCCAAAACACACTTTTAGTTGGAGGTAACCTCCTTCGTAGCATCAGAACGACCGCGCTCAACCCGCTCGACAGCCGTCTTCGAGTCCGTACGCGACTTGTTCGCCGCAGCGACCAAAGCCTCTCGGTGGTCTCTCGCCATTTGGCGCATAGCAGCTTTCTCTTTCTCGTACTCAATGCTGCCGTTGCGCCTGGGGCTTGAACGGCGCGAAGCAGGCTGGCTGTGAGTTGTTGATGTCGAGTGAGACGGCGTCATACGGATGCTGTTGGGTCGGGTATTGGGTACGCTAGGACCATCCCTGTTGCTTGCCGCCTGGGATGTACTGACGTAGAACTCAGTGTTGCGTGAATCCTGGCTTTGGCTATCGACATCGCGCTCGAACGAAGGATTACGTGAGTCGCTGCGAGAACTGTTGCGTGAGCCGGCAAACTTGGGATCGTCGCCTTTCAGCATCGGTCTGAATTGGCCTGTGCGTTGGCTGATGCACCAGAGCTTGTAGGGTCCAGGTATAAAAGTGCCTTCCTGGTCCCAGCACTGGACCCATGCAACACCGTTATCAAGGCGGAAGAAGCCAACTTCAATGTTCCTGCCGCGGTCGTTCTGGATGGCACCGTACTTCTTGCGAGATTTGTAATCGTCCTCCAGCATGTACCGCTTCAGAACACGTGACCAGTGTGCAGAAATCGGACGGGCGAGCTTTTCGTACTCCTTGGGCAGGTCCTGGGGGACCTGTACTGGTCCTCCCTCAGCGGTCGTTGCGGAAATGTCATGAGAAGCTTCTTTCAGTTTTGCAACCAAGTACCAGCCTCGACCCGGGATGTACTCATAGAGGCCTGGCTTGGGCTCAGCCCAGTGCTCTGTTTTTCTGACGGAGCGTTCCTGTGAGTGGCTATTCCGGAACCATTTGTGGGGAGAAAAGAGCTTCTGTGTGGCCAGGAACAAGTTTGGCGACATCTTGAAGTTTGAAACTGATGTGGTGGACTTTGATGGTTTTTGGAAGAAGTCCGTCTGCTCCAAGTGGAGTCGAATGTGGAGTGTACAGTGGGGTGGCTCGCCTCGGGTAGAAAAAGAGCTGTTGCTGTGGCAAAGCAAGCACGAGGGAAAGGCCTAAAAGAGTAACAATGCAACAGGAGATGAGCAATCTGACGAGGGAGGCGCAGGCTCTTGGTAGAAAGTTCGATCACACGGATGGCGAATTCGTGTTCTGAGTGGCCGAGCGTTGCCGGTGTGTCCGCTGCGTGCAAAGCACGAGTCTTTCCCAAGGGAAGGCTGAGCAAGCCTTTGCAACGCAGCTCACCGATGTATGCTAAAGAGGAATTTCGAGGACAAAGGCGTTGCAGGTATCAAGCTATTCAATGGACAGGAGCTAATAAAGTGTTGGGTTTGTGGAAGACTCTGCCGGGCGAAGAAAGGAAATGAAGAGGGCGCTTCGACCGTCCCAAGCAACAAAGTAGTGCAGACTGTGGGTCAAAGGTCGTGTTGGAACTCGGGTTTGGTGTCGATGCGGGTTCACATCGAGTGGGAGCTTACCCTTGAGCCTCGCTTTTTGGTCGAGCTGGCAAACGAGCTGCTCGTTATTCGTCATCACGCACCACCCGGTCAGCTCCTCTTCAGCACAAAGCCCCGGCTTCTCCCACCTCTTGCTCTCAGACACCCCGCGCACACTGCTGTTCCCGCGATCCGTACAAACGCATGCCTGCCTTACAACACCCACCACGCCCATGCTGCAAGGGCCAATCAGCGCGCGAGTGGCATGGGCGTGGCAGCGCATTGCAAGATAAGACGCCTTGACGTAGGACAGTGATAAGGTAGGTGCTCGTGAGTGAAACTGCAGCAACGCAGTGACAGGCGCAGCGACAAGCATGGCGGTGTGGGAGCTGTAGAGTGCGGGTGTCGAAGGGATGGTGTGGAGCTCAGTGCCTGACTAGCAGCTACGCGGAAGCAACAAGTGCACCCGTAAGCGCGAACATCAACACCGAAGAGTCCACAATTGGGGCTCAGCAACCACGCACAGCTCAAACACCACCTAAGAATCCGCGGGTCCCGTTCTTGGGTGCCCTGAACTTACCAGCGCTGTCTCCATCGTCCAGCCATGTCAAAAGTGCCAGTGCCATGTTTCACAGATCGCTACCGCAGCCGTACCCGGCGTCCCGGAGCTGTAACGGCTTTATTCAGGTTCATCAATGTGCGGTGAGTTGGTCGGTCCTGGGCTAAGACGGGCAGGTAGATGAAGCTGCTTGACGATCGGAAGGATAATGGTGCTCGTGCTTCAGCCAGTCAAGCTGGGGTCAGGAATCGTTGGTTGTGCGAAGGGTAGGTCCATGCACTGCATGGTCCTGTCAGGCTGGTCCAGTCACAGTATTGGGCAAGGAACTGCAAGTGCATATAGGAAACGAATGCAAGACAAGCATGTGGAATGTTCATAGGACGTGAGGCTCGGCCATTGCGTGAGAAAGCCAATAGCCCATGCCAAGTCGTACGGATTTGGCACTTGGCGCAGGAGTGATAGACCCAAGCCATGCAGTGCTTGATGTCGCAATATGGTGATGATCGTGCATTACGGCTGATTTGGTGCTGGAATACAGCTGGGGTGGTGGTAGGCTGACCAGATAGTTCGTGGCTTGACTGTGTGCTATTGCGCTGCATAGATAGATGTACCAATAGCCCATACTGACCGTGGAGGCGACCGGTCCTTTCCAGTGGTAGATGTCATAGTAGCAGTGACAAAGCTTCAAGCTACTTGATGCTATCCGCATCAAGCTCGTTCCAGAAGTGGAGATGCTGATTGGAAAGTGGTTCATCGGTGGCTGTCAGCATCACGGTTCTCAACTGTATTCCCAACAAGGTGGCTCATTTTCATTGCATTTTTTGCTCTTGCTCCTCTCGTGTCATACCCTCTGATCATCCCGCAGGAACATGTCGCAATGATTTTCGAAGTGCATGTCATGCATGTCACCCGTCATGTCGAAAGAAGCGAGCCACAGAGGAAAAGCCTTCCCATTGAGATCGTAACTAATCAGAGAGACGCCTTGTATGCCCCGCCCAAGTGAAAATCCACGCTCCTCTACGACTCGGTCTTGACGCGAGCCTTGTCGTTGGTAACCTTAACACCAATCTGCTTCGCGCGGGCGATGATGTCGATGCGCTTGCGTGCGGAAACGGCGTGGGCGATCTCGGCGGCGAAGGTGGTGTTGTGCATGAGGAGGAGGTCGACATCGTTAACTGAGCAGTCATTAGTGGCAGCCCAAGCAGGAGGAGAGTTGCGCAGTCGTACCGTTGTTGACGACGAAAGCCTTGTGGCCGGAGGGCATCAGGTGACGGGTCTTGCGGTTGGATCCGTAACCGATCTGTGTCGCGATTGTCAGTCTCGGTCCGTGTCACAGATGTTTCCCACGACAGCGCTGTTCCATCCAGCAGTGCAGATCTGTCGGCTGTCGTATGGTGGAGGCAATCCGTACCTTGGGCATAGCAGCCTGGCCCTTGAACCGCCTGCGGACGCGGTTGTCAATACCCTTGGGCTTGCGCCACGAGGGGTCGACGCCTGTTCCAAGTCAATATCTATCCCTATCCTCTCAATTCCGGGAGCATCATACGCATAAAGCGGTCAGACTGGTGGCGGTTGAAGCGCTTGGTGTCTGCATTGGTTGCGTCAGTCTGCGAAATTTGCGGTTCGAGTACGTGGGCTCAGCGTACGCTTCTTGACGATCGCGACATGCTTCTTAGCGGCGGCCATCTGTTGCAATCAGTACTGAGACAATATTCCGACCTGTGGGCGACGTACTTTGTCTGCTGTGAGGTTAGTTTGACGGACGGAATCGTGCAAATTGTGTTGTCTCGAATTGCAGTGCGGGCACCAGCAGCCAAGACACGCTAGTAAGCGATTTTTAACTAGCACTTTCTCGGCCGGCCAGCGGCGAAGACCACCACCTCGAGCTGGGAACGTCAAGAGCACGCATGGACAGGTTGGGGTTTTTGGTTTGCCGGAAGGCGCTTGACACGTTGGATTGAATATGCACCTCGCAGTCTGGTGGGAGCCTGTCGCCCAACGGCTGGCGCATCACGAATTGATGACGAGTGAATGTTCTCTGGTAATTCAAGCCTTGAGGACGCCATGCCGAGCTATTCTATCTGCTAAGATGCTTTCAATGTCAAAGTTGTATCCTGTTGGGCAGGTACAAAGTGTACATGCTCCTGTTATACCATGCTGCGCTGCAAATGGCGCCATCGTCCTTGACCCAAGCTGTGTTGGTGGCGCAGGCATATCTATCCATACTCGGTGTAACTCCCACCTGCGGTCTTTTCGCTGTTATTGACAGAGCTGAGCCTATCATCGTCGATCCCATGTCGAGACGCAAGGACGGCTCAGTACTCCATCTCCTCAGCCTTCTGCTCGCTGCCGCCCCGCTTCTCGTTCTTGACCCACTCGACAAAGTCATCGATGACAGACGGCCAAGAAGACTCCTCGTTCCAGAAGCTGATGGCCTCGTCTTGGAGGGTGAGCTGCGCGAACTTCAACGTCTCGTTCCACATGTCCTTGTTGACGCTTTTCTTCCAGGATGCATTGAGAAACTCCTTCCACCAGTCCAGCCAGGGGGTGCTGGGGGTCGACCACTTGACTGCAGAAAGCGGTGAAGCGAAGAGAAGGTCCCAGTAAAGGATGGCCGACTCAAGAGCTACAGCCTTCTGTTGCCCAGTCTTAGCTAGGAAGAATGTGTACTTGTAGACCCTTGTGAAGACCGCCTTATCTGTAGGCAGCTGAGTCTTGAGGTTCTTGATGTAAGCCTTCTGCTTATCGATGGTGTCGCAGCTACAGCAAGATTAGTGTTTACGCGCCAAAAGCAGATCGGGATGTGCGACTCACTCTCGCTCTAGCCAGCCGTTCACGAAGCCGTCTCGACTAATCTCGCCCATGGTAGGGGCTTGAATGATTTCGAGTGCAGCGAGCGACTCCATGCCTTCGAGATCAACTTCGAGCTGCGGAAGGTAACTCATCGTGCCTTCAACGCCAATAGCGTCAGGCTCCCCTGTGGGGTCCTCCCGGTACTTGTCGAAGAGCTTGTTCAATGTCGCCTTGGTAGCAGCAGATGTATTTGAACCACCGCCGCCGGCGCCGTAGTATCTGCAGGTAGTGTGTTAGCGGAAGCCATGACGTATTTGTGGCGTGAAGTCGTTATCTGTTTCAAGGGCAGGTCAGGTCGGGCAGTCTACCGGACCGCTGTCGCATGATCCATGATCAAATCACTATCCAGAGTGATTTTCTCAACGGGAAAAGTTGTATGAGTGGTCTCCGTTGGCAGCGTAGCTTCTACCAGATACGGCAAGCAGGCAAGTGGGTAGTCGTCGCCCTGCTTTGATGTCGTCTGGAGTCTGACCAATTCGTGGGGCGGGTATTGTTGTTTGTTTAGATACAATCCTAGCAGCTCCTTTGCTCGCTCTATGATCATACGCTTGAAGTTCAGCTGATCGGCGGAGTCGAGATGGTAGAAAAAAAGACGTCGAGCCGAGTCGAACTGGTCACGCACACGGTCTACACGGCCACAAAAGATGAAGATGAATTTGGTGACCTGTGCTAGAGGCAGCGAATCCAGAAAGACTCTGTACATGAGACCAGTGTTGTATGGAAGTTCCCAGCAGGGATGATTCTTGGCTGTAGCAATCCAGTGCGTGCCAGTCGTGTAGACGGGGGTTGCGATAAGGTGGGGTCCGTATAGTGCACCACCTCGCATCGACACAGTCGGATGTGCTTCTGCTACGCTCGTAGAGATGGACCGGCTCGTGAGGTTGTGCGCCGGCGTTGTAGTCGACTCGGGACCCGCCGTGTATGTCTGCGGTGTTGGCGCACTTGCGTTGCGCAGCCGATGAAATATGGTAGTTTTTGACTCAAAGGACCCATGCTGTTTTATGTGGGTAGGAAGCACGAACTGACTTGAGGACGGGTAACGTCCGTTGCTAGTGGCTGTGTCGTTGTAGAGCACCTGGCTCAAGTGTTCGGTTTGTCTCCTCTGCTGCTGCGTTGGTGGATGCTGGTCATTGTTCGTCATCTGCGACAGAGCCACCTCGGCGTCGGGCGATGCAGCATGCTGTGAGGTATGCTGTACCCCTCCTGGGTTGTGCGAGCCGTCTTGAGTGCCGTTGGCCGCATATGCGTACCGTTCAGGAATCGACGTAGGGCGCTGGATGTTCTGCTCGAATATAGACGATGTCCCCCAATGCGATACTTGGCTCAAGGAACTGACCGATCGATGACTGGAGCTTGAACCGCTAGAGCTTATTCGCTTCCAGCGCTGTCGGCCGGCGAGCTGTCTGGCACGGTCTTCAGAGGCGCCGAACATGCTGGGCAAGGGTAGTTGCAGAAACGTGGCTAAGGAGTGTTGTGGGTAGAGAGTGAGTCGAGGCAGAAGCAGCGCTGGCCATGTTTACTCAACGAGACACATGCTGGCCCATTCAGAAGGTGGTATGGTGCTGCTTGCGGACCACGTAGAAGGCGTGACCACTGCTTGTGGATGGGCACGCCAAAGCGTGTACAACGCAGTTCCCCAGAAAGTGTGCGCCAGGAATGCGCGCTCTGCGTGTGCGGCCCGATGCCATGCGCCTCCCGCACGTTGTGTCTCTGTCCTTGCCTCCCAGTTCTGCAAACTCATTCACAGGTGTTGCGTTTCCGGCGATCGATCCAGGCGCCTTGCAGAGGGTCCGTAGGAGCGTATGAGAAAAGAAAATGACACAAGAACTTACCCATTGACGGCGTTCTGGGCGTCCCAGCCGTGGCTCTTGAGCACTCGTACTGCAGCGGTGCGGTCCATCTGTGTGAAGCTCATGAACTGGGTGATTGCAGCCTTCTGCTGCGCCGTGTACGCTGGAGGCATCTTGTGTCAGCGATTCCGTATATCCTTGTCTTCCAATGTTCGTTGCTCGATAGCAGGATCGTGCGGCGCGTAGGTGGCAGGTCGTGCGATAACGAGCGCAGCACGGGGAAGAACAGGGCGCGGAGGGTTCGGGGAGAATAGACGCCGAGGGAAGTGAAGCAGAAGTTATGCTAGGCTTTGGAAGAGACACAGGGTCTCGATGTGCAAAAGTGACGGCATTCGGAGGCAGCCATAATTGGAGCCGGCCCCCACCAATCATGCCCCGCACCTCGGAGGCAAGGCTGACATGTTGCGCCGGTCTTTCATCGACGTTCATCTCACCTCACCCCACTCCTTGTAAATGATGATTGCCAACAAAAAAAACACCAATACACTTACACTGTTTTGTATTTCTGGTCTTCTTGGTCGGCGCCGTTGCGGTCGGTGTGTCCGAGTTTTTGCGTTTCGGCATGATGCTATAGTCGCAAGTGCTGAGGGTTGAATTGTGGTGGGTTGGTAgtttggtggtggtggtggtggtggtggtattGACAAGGTGCAGACAAGGTGCCTAGTGCAGGTCTGATGCTCTTGTGAGAATAGGCTGGTGGTTGTGTTGTCGGCGCGCTCTTGGTGAATGAGCGTGCGTGAGACATGAACCATGCACAATCAGGACGTGTTGGTGGTGGATGAGGTTACTACGTTCATGCTCCTGGCCAAGTGTCGATAGATGGTATCTGTGATCGGTGGGCATTAAGCCCATGCTGAAGTCGACTGCGGTAGAAAGGGCAACTACGGTGGTAGGAAGGAGCTTCGTGCATGCAGCGATTCCAAACAGGACAACAAGGCATAGCACTTGATTGGAGTATATTGTTTTTATAACGCGAGTAGATGTGCTATTATACGGTGTGTTGGTGTCCGAAGAGCTTGTAGGAGAGTCTAGTCATTCTACATGTCGTCCGATTGTCATAGATTGAGATACAGCGAATCGTCTCACGAATGCAGATACAACCATTCATACTAGGAGGAACGCAAGCGAAACAATAGCTACTGAGAAAAGACAGAACCTTGTAGAATTAGCCGAGTCAACGTCAACGATGGCGGGAGCTGTTCCACACATGGCTGCGCAATAGATCGAGTGCAATGGACACGCAGGATGAAGTCGAATTATGCAGCGGTGATCTGTACTACCAAGCCTAGTCAGCCACGGCTTTGcggatggcgatggcgatggcgaggGCGATGGTGCTCGTGTCTCGTTGCCGCTGATAGGGGTGCACGTGGTGTGTGTGTTCTAAGCGGAAATGCACTGTCGTGTTTGCGCACTGGCGCTGGCTCGGCGGGgcaagcttcttcttcttggctGGCGGCGCCGCGAGCCAGAACACGAGGGCGCGAGTCAGCCAGGGCCGGGCAGCTTATTGGGTGGACCCGGGTTGGACCGGACAAAGTTCAAAGTCCAGCGAGCAGCGAGCAGCGCAGGCGTGTTGGTGCGAGCATGGAGTCGGCGCATGTGCTGCAAAAGGCAGGGCGCTGCACGCAAGCAGGCAGGGCGGCGACCGAGACAGCGTGGTCGCGGCGGCTCTTGCGGCTCTTCGCCGGGGCAGACGGTGCCGCGACAGAGACAGCGTGGCCGCGGTCGCTCTTGCGGCTCTTCGCTGGGGCAAACGGTGCTGCGACAGTGCGACGTCTGGAGTGCGCCGAGCGTCGAGTCGGGTGTGAGGCATGGGTGGGTCGGACGCCCCGTGGTTTCGGCTAGGAGCTGCTGGCCTGGACGGCCGGGAACAGATGGCGCATGTGGCAGCTGCCGGTGCTCGAGTGCTTGTCTTTGCCCAGCGCGCCTTGGTCTCACCCTTTGCCCGCCGCGCATCTCATCTCATCGAGCGCTCCTCTCGCTCGCCCGCgcccgcacccgcacccgcacgcccacgcccacgctcacgcccacgcccacgcccacgcccacactcacactcacgcacacgcacacgcacacgcacgcCCACCCAACCGGCTGCACACCCACCCACCCACCCATGGGAGCACACACGCAGGCACCCGCTGCTGCTGGACCGGTATAACTCGTCGCCATGCTGCCGGCCATGGGCGTGTCGTGGACAGGGGCGACGCCCGTGCTGGAGCTGCGTGACGCCAGCAGTCCCTACGTGAGCATCGCGACCACGACCGCGACCGCGACCGCAACGCCTGCcgccacgcccacgcccgcgCCCTCGACTGCCGCCCGCGACACGACCGACGCCCGCTCGCAGCACTGTCCGTCCTACAAGCTGCCCGAGTTCGGCGTCATCGAGCTCGGCCCCGGCAACACCATCACCCTCACCACCAACGCCGTCTTCCGCCCCCAGTGCACCTC is a genomic window of Ascochyta rabiei chromosome 8, complete sequence containing:
- a CDS encoding 60S ribosomal protein L32 translates to MAAAKKHVAIVKKHTKRFNRHQSDRFMRVDPSWRKPKGIDNRVRRRFKGQAAMPKIGYGSNRKTRHLMPSGHKAFVVNNVNDVDLLLMHNTTFAAEIAHAVSARKRIDIIARAKQIGVKVTNDKARVKTES
- a CDS encoding Scaffold-type E3 ligase — protein: MPPAYTAQQKAAITQFMSFTQMDRTAAVRVLKSHGWDAQNAVNGMFGASEDRARQLAGRQRWKRISSSGSSSSHRSVSSLSQVSHWGTSSIFEQNIQRPTSIPERYAYAANGTQDGSHNPGGVQHTSQHAASPDAEVALSQMTNNDQHPPTQQQRRQTEHLSQVLYNDTATSNGRYPSSSQFVLPTHIKQHGSFESKTTIFHRLRNASAPTPQTYTAGPESTTTPAHNLTSRSISTSVAEAHPTVSMRGGALYGPHLIATPVYTTGTHWIATAKNHPCWELPYNTGLMYRVFLDSLPLAQVTKFIFIFCGRVDRVRDQFDSARRLFFYHLDSADQLNFKRMIIERAKELLGLYLNKQQYPPHELVRLQTTSKQGDDYPLACLPYLVEATLPTETTHTTFPVEKITLDSDLIMDHATAVRYYGAGGGGSNTSAATKATLNKLFDKYREDPTGEPDAIGVEGTMSYLPQLEVDLEGMESLAALEIIQAPTMGEISRDGFVNGWLERDCDTIDKQKAYIKNLKTQLPTDKAVFTRVYKYTFFLAKTGQQKAVALESAILYWDLLFASPLSAVKWSTPSTPWLDWWKEFLNASWKKSVNKDMWNETLKFAQLTLQDEAISFWNEESSWPSVIDDFVEWVKNEKRGGSEQKAEEMEY